The Thunnus thynnus chromosome 2, fThuThy2.1, whole genome shotgun sequence genome includes a region encoding these proteins:
- the stx2b gene encoding syntaxin-2 isoform X2, which yields MKDRLAELSASRTQAEEDVAVTVDRDGFMESFFRRVEEVRGLIDKISHQVEEVRKMHSMILSAPNPDDRTKDQLDALTNDIKGNANVVRMKLKSMEQGMPKDDIPNRSSVDFRIQKTQHTVLSRKFVEVMTQYNETQVSFRERSKGRIQRQLEITGRVTTNEELEDMLESGNPSIFTSDIISDSQITRQALNEIESRHQDIMRLESSIRELHAMFMDMAMLVETQGDMVNNIENNVSNAAEYICRAKEETKKAVRYQKKSRRKLLFLTMCGAAGLLLLIIIVGVFE from the exons ATGAAGGATAGACTGGCTGAACTGAGTGCT AGCAGAACACAAGCAGAGGAAGATGTTGCAGTCACAGTGGACAGAGATGGCTTCATGGAGAGCTTTTTTAGAAGG GTGGAAGAAGTTAGAGGGCTCATTGATAAGATCTCCCACCAAGTGGAAGAGGTGAGGAAGATGCACAGCATGATCCTGTCTGCACCCAACCCAGATGACA gaACAAAGGATCAGCTTGATGCATTAACCAACGATATCAAAGGGAATGCCAATGTGGTGCGAATGAAACTAAAAT CCATGGAACAAGGTATGCCCAAAGATGACATACCTAACAGATCCTCTGTTGACTTCCGGATCCAGAAAACACAG CACACAGTGCTGTCCAGGAAGTTTGTGGAGGTCATGACCCAGTACAACGAGACTCAAGTGTCCTTTCGGGAAAGAAGCAAAGGAAGGATCCAGAGACAGCTGGAGATAA CTGGAAGAGTGACCACCAACGAAGAACTGGAAGACATGCTAGAAAGTGGAAATCCATCAATTTTCACATCTGAT ATCATTTCTGATTCTCAGATCACACGTCAGGCCTTAAATGAGATAGAATCACGACACCAGGACATCATGCGTCTGGAGTCGAGCATCAGAGAGCTCCATGCGATGTTCATGGACATGGCAATGCTGGTTGAGACTCAG GGAGATATGGTCAACAACATTGAGAACAACGTTTCCAATGCAGCTGAATACATTTGTCGGGCAAAAGAAGAGACCAAAAAGGCAGTGAGATACCAGAAAAAATCCCGGAGG AAACTTCTCTTCCTTACCATGTGTGGGGCTGCAGGTTTACTTTTACTCATCATAATAGTTGGAGTCTTTGAATGA
- the stx2b gene encoding syntaxin-2 isoform X1 — MKDRLAELSASRTQAEEDVAVTVDRDGFMESFFRRVEEVRGLIDKISHQVEEVRKMHSMILSAPNPDDRTKDQLDALTNDIKGNANVVRMKLKSMEQGMPKDDIPNRSSVDFRIQKTQHTVLSRKFVEVMTQYNETQVSFRERSKGRIQRQLEITGRVTTNEELEDMLESGNPSIFTSDIISDSQITRQALNEIESRHQDIMRLESSIRELHAMFMDMAMLVETQGDMVNNIENNVSNAAEYICRAKEETKKAVRYQKKSRRKYIILAFALLILLAVIALIVGLSVGLTKPPV, encoded by the exons ATGAAGGATAGACTGGCTGAACTGAGTGCT AGCAGAACACAAGCAGAGGAAGATGTTGCAGTCACAGTGGACAGAGATGGCTTCATGGAGAGCTTTTTTAGAAGG GTGGAAGAAGTTAGAGGGCTCATTGATAAGATCTCCCACCAAGTGGAAGAGGTGAGGAAGATGCACAGCATGATCCTGTCTGCACCCAACCCAGATGACA gaACAAAGGATCAGCTTGATGCATTAACCAACGATATCAAAGGGAATGCCAATGTGGTGCGAATGAAACTAAAAT CCATGGAACAAGGTATGCCCAAAGATGACATACCTAACAGATCCTCTGTTGACTTCCGGATCCAGAAAACACAG CACACAGTGCTGTCCAGGAAGTTTGTGGAGGTCATGACCCAGTACAACGAGACTCAAGTGTCCTTTCGGGAAAGAAGCAAAGGAAGGATCCAGAGACAGCTGGAGATAA CTGGAAGAGTGACCACCAACGAAGAACTGGAAGACATGCTAGAAAGTGGAAATCCATCAATTTTCACATCTGAT ATCATTTCTGATTCTCAGATCACACGTCAGGCCTTAAATGAGATAGAATCACGACACCAGGACATCATGCGTCTGGAGTCGAGCATCAGAGAGCTCCATGCGATGTTCATGGACATGGCAATGCTGGTTGAGACTCAG GGAGATATGGTCAACAACATTGAGAACAACGTTTCCAATGCAGCTGAATACATTTGTCGGGCAAAAGAAGAGACCAAAAAGGCAGTGAGATACCAGAAAAAATCCCGGAGG AAATACATAATCCTTGCCTTTGCTCTATTGATCCTGCTTGCCGTCATTGCACTAATTGTTGGCCTGTCTGTTGGACTAACCAAACCTCCTGTATGA